A region of the Babylonia areolata isolate BAREFJ2019XMU chromosome 10, ASM4173473v1, whole genome shotgun sequence genome:
ACAGCCATTTGTCGTCAGcccgacacagcaacacacttcagacggCCGGTTGCTgtcagacagaaaggacaggctgatcatccttggggatttcaatgcccgcgtcggcgtggacttctcctcgtggccaaaagtcctaggacagcacggcactggtttggctctcgctctgcgcgcagcatagactgaccattaccaacaccctcttccaacaagcggacaagtacaagaacacatggatgcaccccgctccaagcaatggcacatgctggactatgtgattgtccggcagagggacagagatgatgtttccattacaggctgcatgagaggagcagtctgttggtcagacaatcgcctggtacgcagcaagatgaacatcagacttgcacgcaagctccaaccagccaggcagaaaccccctaggaagctgaacatccaccgcctcgctatcaccaaggacgtgctgcagcagcaaatccatgcagctctccaagaaattcctgcatcgactgatgtaaaagaggtatggagcacctttagagatgctgtgtacacagcagcagctgacacactcggctttgtacaggggatccacaaagactggtttgacaagaacgactctggaatctccaagctcctgaatacactgcatatacggcatcaggatcacatttccgataaagactgccagaggaaggagaacgagttcttgcaaaccaagcaacttttacagaagaggctgcgtgagatgaagaacacctgctgggatagaaagtccgaagagcttcagtccgctgctgatgctcacgacatgaagaccttccatgatggtctccgagctgtgtatgggccgagattcacaggatcaacccctgtccgagccttggaccagaccaccctcctgacagacaagaaaaacatccttgcccgctgggcagagcacttcagcaccatcctcaacagggactcgtccgtatcagacgaggcaattgcagccctcccacagctaccagtcagtgactcgctagctgcccctcccaccaaggtcgagacccagaaggccctgaagctgacaacgtcaggaaaagcaccaggagcggatggaatccaggctgacatctacaagtatggaggcgaggtgctgacagacaagctgaccaccctgttccagtctatctgggagagaggggaggtcccacaggatttcagggatgcttctattgtccacatttacaaacggaaaggggacaaaacatcctgcgataaccaccgtggaatctctctcctctgcatcgccggcaagaccttcgcccgcatcatactgaacagactggttgaccatgtctccaacacagtcatccctgaagcacagtgtggcttccgctcaggcaggggaacatgtgacatggtgtttgccgtacgccagatgcaagagaagtgccgtgagcagaacaaggagctccacatggtctttgtagacctgactaaggccttcgacacagtgaaccgccgtggtctgtggaagatcctcctaaagttcggctgcccagacagcctaatccagctgattgcgtctttccacaatggcatgcaggcgagagtacaggaaaatactgacatgtcggatccgttccctgtggtaaatggagtgaagcagggctgcgtcctggcacccacactgttctccattctcttctctgccatgctgattgacgccttccaagacggtgaccggggcatctacattcagtttcgcacagatggcaaacttttcaacttgcggcgactccacgccaggtccaggctgtttgaggcactgttgagagaattcctcttcgctgatgactgtgtgcttgctgcacacacccatgaggacatgcagttcattatggagaggttctcaacctcctgcaggcgctttggactcatcgCTTTGGActaccatcagcctcagcaagaccgagtccatgtaccaaccagctagctcacagaacgccagtgcctcccccccacctgcaatcaagatcaatgacacagagatcaagtcagtcgacaagttttgctacctgggcagcaccctatgcagcaacggagcccttgatgcagaagtgacgctgcgcatcgccaaggccagctccgcctttggcagactcaacaacaggctgtggaacaacaaaggcatcaggctcaacaccaagatgaaaacctacagagctgttgtgctgaccacattgttgtactgctgtgaaacatggtcgacgtatcgccgtcacattcaacaacttgagcagtttcatttgagatgcctacgaaagatcctcggcataaagtggcaagacagggtctccaacctccaggtcctagagaggagcagcctgcccagtatcgaaagcctgctgatccagtgccagctacgctagacaggacatgttgtccgcatgacagacagcaggatcccgaagatgcttttgtatggccagctgaaggaaggccacagtGAACGTGGaaaaccctgcaagcgcttcaaggacaccttgaagacaaacctcaaagtctgtgacatagacatcgcttcctgggaaactgatgcccttgaccgctcttgctggaggatgctgtgctctagtggcataaagacgtttgaaaacaagagaacgctggccattaaggagaagcgtgagcgaaggaagcagggctaaacttctggagacgttttcccttgcaacacctgtgggaagtgctgcgcatccagaatcggcctcttctcccatatgaggacacacaccgacagataagcctgcctgcctattcatccgtcggaccgacgggagaatCCATCATTTGCCGTCAGcccgacacagcaacacacttcagacggCCGGTTGCTGTCAGCTGGAAACACAAAACAGCGCTTTCCAGACGGAAGTAATGAATAATGTTGGGATATGTGCTGCAACTGAcattgaagagttccgtcccttggatCAGCCATCGCCGTCTGATCTGTGAACACGAGACAAATGGAAAAGGTGGCTGGTCATCGATGGCTGGTGCTGGCTGGTGCTGGCTGGTCATGGCAAGAGTGAGCTGTGAACGCCTTTTGCCACAATACATGGAAAGGAACGCGCTGAATGACGTGCTCACAATGCTCGGTCTGCTGTTATCAGCTGCTGTCCACAACTGGGTTGGCCTCAGTGTGAACGTTGCCAAAGCTGTGCAAGAGCTtgacatgtatgcgtgcgtgcgtgcgtgcgtgcgtgtgtgtgtgtgtgtgtgagcgcgcatacacacacacacacacacacacacacaagaacgaggAGAGATACAGGCTTacacaggcatgcatacacatgtgcgAGTGTGCATACACACCGGCACATAGGTATGTACACCTTTTATTCGCATaggtacgtgcacacacacacacacacacacacacacacacacacgtcaaatcaGACCATTCTTAAGGCCAAGCCTACCAGGGCCTCCAGAAAAATCAGCACGGTACACTAAAAAAAATTGCTCCAACAATGCTTCACGATCAGCATTAGATCACAATATCAATAAGATAgctagatacagatagatagatagacagatagatagctaaTGCTGTTgtcccatctacacacacacgttccacctTTGACAGACCGATCGCCACTCACCTTGTACAATTTAGAATGGACGCCGTAGATGGAGTTGACGTCAATGGAGTTGGTCTTCCTGTTGCTGATGGGAGGACCCATCCGCGAGGAGTACGATGGTGATGACTCCGGCTCATGGGAACCCccttgatgctgatgctgcttgTGCTGTTGGTGCTGCCGCTGTTGGGTGAGCTGCTCCGGCTGGGGAAGGGTCCAATCTCTCCGCTTGGGCCTCCGCTTCCTGAACCTGGGCTCCCCGATGACGGTGTACTTGGAGCACTCCAGCAGTATGGGGGACAAGACTGAGCACCTCCCGCCGCTGTGTCTGAcgctggtggtgctgctggtggtggtggtggctgtgtcgTCCGTCAGGAAGGCGCTGGCGGAGGTGTCGGTAGTGGTGGGGGCCGCGGAGACCTTCACCTTGTCCTTGTCCGGGCTCAAGGTCGAGACCTTCACCTTGTCCGTGTCCGAGATCGAGGTCAAGGCCGAGGTCGGGCTCTTCCTAGGCGTCTCCACGTTCAGGGTCACGTCCGCCACATCCAGCTCGGAAGCGATTCCTCTGACGTGGATGAGAGACGTCATGAAGCTCttcggtgaggaggaggaggaggagtccttgtcgttgtctttttctccttcgtagtcgtcgtcgtcgtcgtgatggtggtggtggtggtgggggacggtgatgtggttgtggttgttggaaggggtgaagactACCCCCGCGGCTTGGGGTTTGAGTCTCTTCTTGGTGATCTCGTGGTTCCTGAAGAAGGTCGTCCTGGGGGTGTGCTCCTGGTGACGGTCTTCAGAGAACCCCAGACACTTCACCGGGATAAACAGCTGGTTTTTGTGGGCTGGTGGGAGGTGGCGGGGCTTCAACATGGTGGCGGCTAAAAAACCACAAGAGCGGTACTACCAGCTCTCATAGCTCGCTGTCCTTGTcactgttttgttcttcttccacgGAAAAGACACGCCCCTTGTCTGATCAATTATAAATTAGCTCGGATACTGAAACGGATACGGATCCTTTTGTGACTGCTTTAATCTGAACGGTGAAACACCTCtgcaaacgattttttttttttttagctgcgaTGGACAGATCAATCGTTTCTGGTTTCATTAAATGTGTAATGATCACTTTTCACTATTTTTATtaggaatctttttttctttagtaGCAGATTCGTATATGGTAAAAATTTACCCGTTAACAGTATAGCACAATAATTCTTCTTCATGAAAGCATCGTGAAGCAAGTACTTTTCGCCTCAAGCGTTCTTAGAGAGAGAGTTATTATTCAGTACGTTCGTTTAttcactctgctctctctctctctctctctcgtgttggcAGCCTCAATGCTTGCAAGTGGTGGCAAAAATCAATAGAAGTCCATCGACAAGAATAATTATGAACGTTCACAAGTGTTTGCCTACAATCAACGCGCGTCCAACAAGTTCAAGACAATAGAACCAAATGTCGAACTCACTGACACAAACAACATCGCTGGCACAGACTTCGAACTCGTGGAATATACGACAATGAGCAGTTTTTTTGTCCACTCCCCTTGACGTTTTGGTCGTTCCCGGTGGCTCAGTGTATGTACACACGTCTGGTCGCTGGCCATACAGTCCTCAACTgttcacagagaaagaaagcaaaaaagttAGTAAGTTAGTTAGGTGTATAGATTGTTCCATCCACAAAGAGAGGGAAGACAATAGAGGTTGGTTGGTTAGTAAAGTGTATAGCTTGTTCTGTCGTCTTGCTTAATCTACAGAAAGTATGGGGAAATTGGAgaatgggggtagggagaggaagagaaattcggggaaagaaagaatgaatgaatgaagaacggaaaagaaagaaagaaagattcaagattcaaaaactttattactcaaggataaagattttaggcatcgcccagtcttccaacctgtccttgtgacaagaagacaaagaaaagaaagaaagaaagaaagaaagaaaacattcgAAATGTGGAGGGTAGGCCTGCTAATATTTTACCGCAATTTTTAAACAAATGGAATCAGTCGATATCTTGCCAGGTCCACAAATTCGTCTGGAATGACGCTTCCACCCAGTCTATGTCGGAAATTACCCCCAAGAGGAAGATGACAGAGCGAATCTGGAGGCACAAGCTGAAATCCAATCGCCCATACGGACTTAACGTACGGAATAAAGTCGgagaaaatcaacaaaaatactATAAAAACATCCGTTCCCTTTCTTTCCCGGAAACAGTCGGGAAAAAATTACAACAAAATGCGTCATAGTTGTGACGTAATAAGTTGAAATACGTCACAAATACGTCAGCAACCTCAAACAGTGACGAAGACCCTCCTAAACGAATATTCTTCATAAACTtgacgttgttgtttgtttgtttgttttgttgttgttgttgttgttgtgttgttctttttttctttttcttttttttactcacgtgtgtgaacaaagtgagttgATGTAGTGAGCACTACACCGGTGTTTGTGTAAACTTTCATGGTAAACTTTAAGAAtggcattgtcttgcttactaaAATTGGCACAGGGACCAAACTTGGTAGGATGGTTGATATGAGTAACCTTTAACCATTTCACAACCAATGTCACATTTCAGCAGTAGCCAGGCAGAGCAACAATGTTGCTGAAAAGCGACCAGATCATGGGGCGGTTATTCACAAACCTACTAATcttaattttcggtggtaggataggccatgtttcaTTCATATCACAGGGGAATCCGCAGCTTTTCTTAGACacgattttttttctgtgcttttgGCAACAGGGAGTATTTCACTTAAACTGAcaggcggtgaaaggattaaagtCAACcgctttatgatgatgatgttagtagGGTGAAAGGTTAAAGTTCAAGAGCATTATTTGGCAAAATAGAGTAAGCTTGATGGTGTCTTAATCTGATTTTAATCAAACTTGGCATTGTGACTGGTCATGGGCACAGCATGATCCATACAGAAATTCCAAAAGTCTGAGATCATAGGTCAAGGTCACACAACGTGGCATGTGGAGGTTGACAGGAAAAAGCTTTCACGTGCAAGAGAAAGAAAGTCTTGTTCACAATCTTCATCGACTTTGGTACAATGATTGGTCACGGTGAGAACAAAGCACGTGTAAAGAGTACAAGGTCAAAGGTCAAGTTCGCATTGTTTAAGCGAATGAGAAGTATGATATAACCTTGGTTTTCATCCAGTTCTAATGAGACATAATATAAAGATTTGTTTGGGGCCTGAAGATAGATGTTTCGTAAATTGAAAGGCCAATGGTCAAAGTTGTGtgcctttttattttttgtgtgtgtcttttttttctttttcttctttttcttttttctttttttttctccagatgaTGTGCTTTGAAgtctcgttttgttgttgtttttgttttgtttttctttctatcaatGTTTTGTTTGATTAAGCTGGTATCACGAGGGAGTTTTGTAGGCCTTGCTTCTCTTCTTGTGAGTATTGTGTGGCTGTATATTGTATATCCTGCAggttaaaacagagagagaaagagagaaatgaagaggagcagtgagaaagaaaataaaacagaattagtaaacacacaacaaaaagtaaaagataaaaacgaaaactgaaaacgaagaaagaaaggggggtattgaagacagacagactgactgactgactggctgacagacagacaagtaggtcTATAtctttgggccaacagcaaagtgagagctgtattatcaattgtttctccagtcaatgggaaaccatttacagcctcgtcttttgcgaaggactatgactctcaaactaggaggcaaaatcgcactggctcttagtgctgcagccttgtgggctagttggcctttgggaaccattccaacgccgactgtcctaaaaccctcttggccgagagagtggggatgtacttgggcaagacactctccactataatcaaattctagcccaaatagtcggaacagcagttgcctcctctgctgttctgatggtcatagtcggacacgactgactatcatatatgtaactagacaaacaaccacacagacggcacacacagacagacatacggaaacAGGAAACGCAGAAACAGAAAACCGAGAGCACGAATCCCAATACAAGTCCAgcagtgacggcctagaggtaacgcgtccgcctaggaagcgagagaatctgagggcgctggttcgaatcacggctcagccgccgatattttctccccctccactagaccttgagtggtggtctggacgctagtcattcggatgagacgataaaccgaggtcccgtgtgcagcatgcacttagcgcacgtaaaagaacccacggcaacaaaagggttgttcctggcaaaattctgtagaaaaatccacttcgacaggaaaaacaaataaaactgcacgcaggaaaaaaaaaaaaaaaaaaaaaatgggtggcgctgtagtgtagcgacgcgctctccctggggagagcagcccgaatttcacacagagaaatctgttgtgataaaaagaaatacaaatacaaacaaacaacaatatcaacaacaacaaaacttatatAACTGTCTATCCAATACCTTGCTGCAAAACAAAGCCGTGGATCCTAAGCCTGCCACAGACACATTAAAATATTCCTCAAATATcgtaaaaatgtatatataaaaaaaaaatcaaattgaaaaaaaagaaaaagctgtaCATGATTGCTTCAGAAATCGATAAAGTCATCCGGTGGTGTGAATGCCTTGAAAACAATGAACGAAGCGTTCCTTGAACAGACCTGGCGATATTCGGTTGatcggttgcacacacacacacacacacacacacacacacacacacacacacacacacacacgtggcacacacacacacacacacacacatgtatgtatataaatacacacacacacacacacacacacacacacacacacacatatatatatatatatatatatgaaagcttgaatgtcgttatcaggttagtaAAAAGGGGTTATGGCGGTTTACACTACAATTTACCTACTCAGAGTAGATGACTCAGGTCAAATCATTCATGTTATACTTCATGCCCGCATTGCAAAAGACAGGAAATATACCCGTgcattcagctccaggaatttaggttgctaagattggatatcacacacacatatatatatatatatatatatatatatatatatatatatatatatatattcataattatgtatatacatgtataagtgtatatatatatatatatatatatatatgtgtgtgtgtgtgtgtgtgtgtgtgtgtggagagagagagagagagagagagagagagaaacaaacacatagacatgtactctctctctagctcgctcgctcgcgcgcgcacacacacacacacacacacacacacacacacacacacacacacacaacacaacacaacacaacacaacatactcaaaacaacaacacaacacaatcaaatAACTAGGTCACAGGG
Encoded here:
- the LOC143286576 gene encoding uncharacterized protein LOC143286576; translation: MLKPRHLPPAHKNQLFIPVKCLGFSEDRHQEHTPRTTFFRNHEITKKRLKPQAAGVVFTPSNNHNHITVPHHHHHHHDDDDDYEGEKDNDKDSSSSSSPKSFMTSLIHVRGIASELDVADVTLNVETPRKSPTSALTSISDTDKVKVSTLSPDKDKVKVSAAPTTTDTSASAFLTDDTATTTTSSTTSVRHSGGRCSVLSPILLECSKYTVIGEPRFRKRRPKRRDWTLPQPEQLTQQRQHQQHKQHQHQGGSHEPESSPSYSSRMGPPISNRKTNSIDVNSIYGVHSKLYKVPAEVRREDTVILPPLEIGRRREEIRASVDPHCLQEKRLVMNSQRQQGVYRRIFRDNVAFPTAYRPYFRTKQRQRRFARSVFAPSDVWENNPRPVHCSRCDHQSAATLHYCDVLGKRFCRFCCEMTDRAFSDAYEGNRLLVASPHRTPTLLMTKESSFIGVRKIVITKTTSEKGQGQDQGQGRDVAAAHIVQNPLGGKLKG